In the Neofelis nebulosa isolate mNeoNeb1 chromosome 11, mNeoNeb1.pri, whole genome shotgun sequence genome, one interval contains:
- the STX2 gene encoding syntaxin-2 isoform X2 encodes MRDRLPDLTACRKNDDGDTSVVVEKDHFMDDFFHQVEEIRTSIAKIAQYVEEVKKNHSIILSAPNPEGKTKEDLEDLNKEIKKTASKIRAKLKSIEQSFDQDESGDRTSVDLRIRRTQHSVLSRKFVEVMTEYNEAQTLFRERSKGRIQRQLEITGRTTTDEELEEMLESGSPSVFTADIISDSQITRQALNEIESRHKDIMKLETSIRELHEMFTDMAMFVETQGEMINNIEKNVMNATDYVEHAKEETKKAIKYHSKARRKMMCIIICVIVLLVILGIVLATTLS; translated from the exons TGCAGAAAGAATGATGATGGGGACACAAGTGTTGTCGTTGAAAAGGACCATTTCATGGATGATTTCTTCCATCAG GTTGAGGAGATCAGGACCAGTATAGCTAAAATAGCTCAATATGTGGAAGAAGTAAAGAAGAACCACAGCATCATTCTTTCTGCACCAAACCCAGAAGGAA aaacaaaggaagaccTTGAGGATCTgaacaaagaaatcaagaaaactgCCAGTAAAATCCGAGCCAAGTTGAAGT CTATCGAGCAGAGTTTTGATCAGGATGAGAGTGGGGACCGCACCTCAGTGGATCTCCGGATACGACGAACCCAG CATTCCGTGCTGTCTCGGAAATTCGTGGAGGTCATGACGGAGTACAACGAGGCCCAGACTCTGTTTCGGGAGCGGAGCAAAGGACGCATACAGCGCCAGCTGGAGATCA CTGGAAGAACCACGACCGACGAGGAGCTGGAAGAAATGCTGGAAAGCGGGAGCCCTTCGGTCTTCACCGCAGAT ATTATATCAGATTCACAGATCACTAGACAAGCTCTCAATGAAATTGAGTCTCGTCACAAGGACATCATGAAGCTGGAGACCAGCATCCGGGAGCTACACGAGATGTTCACAGACATGGCCATGTTCGTTGAGACCCAG GGCGAAATGATCAACAACATAGAAAAAAACGTCATGAACGCCACAGACTATGTAGAACACGCTAAAGAAGAAACGAAAAAGGCGATTAAATATCACAGCAAAGCTAGAAGG AAAATGATGTGCATTATCATTTGTGTAATTGTTTTGCTTGTGATCCTTGGAATTGTCCTAGCAACAACGTTGTCGTAG
- the STX2 gene encoding syntaxin-2 isoform X1 gives MRDRLPDLTACRKNDDGDTSVVVEKDHFMDDFFHQVEEIRTSIAKIAQYVEEVKKNHSIILSAPNPEGKTKEDLEDLNKEIKKTASKIRAKLKSIEQSFDQDESGDRTSVDLRIRRTQHSVLSRKFVEVMTEYNEAQTLFRERSKGRIQRQLEITGRTTTDEELEEMLESGSPSVFTADIISDSQITRQALNEIESRHKDIMKLETSIRELHEMFTDMAMFVETQGEMINNIEKNVMNATDYVEHAKEETKKAIKYHSKARRKKWIIVAVSVAVVAIIALIIGLSVGK, from the exons TGCAGAAAGAATGATGATGGGGACACAAGTGTTGTCGTTGAAAAGGACCATTTCATGGATGATTTCTTCCATCAG GTTGAGGAGATCAGGACCAGTATAGCTAAAATAGCTCAATATGTGGAAGAAGTAAAGAAGAACCACAGCATCATTCTTTCTGCACCAAACCCAGAAGGAA aaacaaaggaagaccTTGAGGATCTgaacaaagaaatcaagaaaactgCCAGTAAAATCCGAGCCAAGTTGAAGT CTATCGAGCAGAGTTTTGATCAGGATGAGAGTGGGGACCGCACCTCAGTGGATCTCCGGATACGACGAACCCAG CATTCCGTGCTGTCTCGGAAATTCGTGGAGGTCATGACGGAGTACAACGAGGCCCAGACTCTGTTTCGGGAGCGGAGCAAAGGACGCATACAGCGCCAGCTGGAGATCA CTGGAAGAACCACGACCGACGAGGAGCTGGAAGAAATGCTGGAAAGCGGGAGCCCTTCGGTCTTCACCGCAGAT ATTATATCAGATTCACAGATCACTAGACAAGCTCTCAATGAAATTGAGTCTCGTCACAAGGACATCATGAAGCTGGAGACCAGCATCCGGGAGCTACACGAGATGTTCACAGACATGGCCATGTTCGTTGAGACCCAG GGCGAAATGATCAACAACATAGAAAAAAACGTCATGAACGCCACAGACTATGTAGAACACGCTAAAGAAGAAACGAAAAAGGCGATTAAATATCACAGCAAAGCTAGAAGG AAAAAGTGGATAATTGTGGCTGTGTCAGTGGCTGTGGTCGCCATAATTGCTCTAATTATTGGCTTATCGGTTGGCAAATGA
- the STX2 gene encoding syntaxin-2 isoform X4 has translation MDDFFHQVEEIRTSIAKIAQYVEEVKKNHSIILSAPNPEGKTKEDLEDLNKEIKKTASKIRAKLKSIEQSFDQDESGDRTSVDLRIRRTQHSVLSRKFVEVMTEYNEAQTLFRERSKGRIQRQLEITGRTTTDEELEEMLESGSPSVFTADIISDSQITRQALNEIESRHKDIMKLETSIRELHEMFTDMAMFVETQGEMINNIEKNVMNATDYVEHAKEETKKAIKYHSKARRKKWIIVAVSVAVVAIIALIIGLSVGK, from the exons ATGGATGATTTCTTCCATCAG GTTGAGGAGATCAGGACCAGTATAGCTAAAATAGCTCAATATGTGGAAGAAGTAAAGAAGAACCACAGCATCATTCTTTCTGCACCAAACCCAGAAGGAA aaacaaaggaagaccTTGAGGATCTgaacaaagaaatcaagaaaactgCCAGTAAAATCCGAGCCAAGTTGAAGT CTATCGAGCAGAGTTTTGATCAGGATGAGAGTGGGGACCGCACCTCAGTGGATCTCCGGATACGACGAACCCAG CATTCCGTGCTGTCTCGGAAATTCGTGGAGGTCATGACGGAGTACAACGAGGCCCAGACTCTGTTTCGGGAGCGGAGCAAAGGACGCATACAGCGCCAGCTGGAGATCA CTGGAAGAACCACGACCGACGAGGAGCTGGAAGAAATGCTGGAAAGCGGGAGCCCTTCGGTCTTCACCGCAGAT ATTATATCAGATTCACAGATCACTAGACAAGCTCTCAATGAAATTGAGTCTCGTCACAAGGACATCATGAAGCTGGAGACCAGCATCCGGGAGCTACACGAGATGTTCACAGACATGGCCATGTTCGTTGAGACCCAG GGCGAAATGATCAACAACATAGAAAAAAACGTCATGAACGCCACAGACTATGTAGAACACGCTAAAGAAGAAACGAAAAAGGCGATTAAATATCACAGCAAAGCTAGAAGG AAAAAGTGGATAATTGTGGCTGTGTCAGTGGCTGTGGTCGCCATAATTGCTCTAATTATTGGCTTATCGGTTGGCAAATGA
- the STX2 gene encoding syntaxin-2 isoform X3 has product MRDRLPDLTACRKNDDGDTSVVVEKDHFMDDFFHQVEEIRTSIAKIAQYVEEVKKNHSIILSAPNPEGKTKEDLEDLNKEIKKTASKIRAKLKSFRAVSEIRGGHDGVQRGPDSVSGAEQRTHTAPAGDHLLGIQLTCHTSDFQSGQVRGCHVHTVQFGTSSFPGRNCPCHQSSPCLFPRALDRHQPPQICPFCTLRVNGIVQYTRFWDRPPSPNVDFSGFGHTDAAGMSPLSRMTCVVLCAWTPCVCGSGGGRVNNAAVNTVIMTFPPLTFFMCDTNCKT; this is encoded by the exons TGCAGAAAGAATGATGATGGGGACACAAGTGTTGTCGTTGAAAAGGACCATTTCATGGATGATTTCTTCCATCAG GTTGAGGAGATCAGGACCAGTATAGCTAAAATAGCTCAATATGTGGAAGAAGTAAAGAAGAACCACAGCATCATTCTTTCTGCACCAAACCCAGAAGGAA aaacaaaggaagaccTTGAGGATCTgaacaaagaaatcaagaaaactgCCAGTAAAATCCGAGCCAAGTTGAAGT CATTCCGTGCTGTCTCGGAAATTCGTGGAGGTCATGACGGAGTACAACGAGGCCCAGACTCTGTTTCGGGAGCGGAGCAAAGGACGCATACAGCGCCAGCTGGAGATCA CCTTCTTGGGATCCAGTTAACGTGCCACACGAGCGATTTCCAGAGTGGGCAGGTCCGTGGCTGTCACGTCCACACAGTCCAGTTTGGAACATCTTCATTCCCTGGAAGAAACTGCCCCTGTCATCAGTCCTCCCCGTGCCTCTTCCCCAGAGCCCTCGACCGCCACCAGCCTCCACAAATCTGCCCATTTTGTACGCTTCGTGTAAACGGAATCGTACAATATACGCGCTTTTGGGACCGGCCTCCCTCACCTAACGTAGATTTTTCAGGGTTTGGCCATACTGACGCGGCTGGCATGTCCCCTCTTTCCCGGATGACTTGTGTTGTGCTGTGTGCGTGGACCCCGTGTGTCTGTGGCTCAGGCGGTGGCcgtgtgaataatgctgccgtgaACACTGTGATCATGACGTTTcctcctttaactttttttatgtGTGACACAAATTGTAAAACGTAA